A single genomic interval of Helianthus annuus cultivar XRQ/B chromosome 6, HanXRQr2.0-SUNRISE, whole genome shotgun sequence harbors:
- the LOC110944572 gene encoding uncharacterized protein LOC110944572 — translation MEKALERYGVTHRLSTAYHPQTSGQVENANRGVKRILEKTVGKSRQDWSDKLDDALWAFRTAYKTPLGTTPFMIVYGKACHLPVELEHRALWALKTVNLDLTEAARRRFFQIHELEALRDTAYDRSWSIKEKSKALHDRKLRKLKEFKVGDRVLLFNSRLKLIAGKLKSRWSGPYVVKEVFPYGTVELFDEESSHVWKVNGHRLKHYIGGPIDTAEEETVPLSDPPSTATMSGEGSSSGVKRKRRNTRAQAAAQE, via the exons TCCACAAACGAGCGGTCAAGTGGAGAACGCGAATCGAGGAGTGAAGCGGATTTTGGAGAAGACGGTAGGGAAGAGTAGGCAAGATTGGTCCGACAAGTTGGACGATGCGTtgtgggcttttcgaaccgcctACAAGACGCCATTAGGTACGACACCGTTTATGATCGTCTACGGGAAAGCGTGTCACTTACCGGTCGAGTTAGAGCATCGGGCTCTTTGGGCGCTCAAAACGGTGAATTTAGATTTGACCGAGGCCGCTAGGAGACGATTTTTCCAAATCCATGAGTTAGAGGCGCTTCGTGACACCGCGTATGATCGTTCTTGGAGTATCAAGGAGAAGTCGAAAGCGTTGCATGATAGGAAGTTGCGAAAGTTGAAGGAGTTTAAAGTGGGCGATCGGGTGCTATTATTCAATTCGAGGTTGAAATTGATCGCCGGGAAATTGAAGTCGAGATGGTCCGGGCCGTACGTCGTGAAGGAGGTTTTCCCGTATGGTACCGTTGAGTTGTTTGATGAGGAGAGTTCGCATGTGTGGAAGGTAAACGGGCATAGGTTGAAACACTACATAGGAGGTCCCATCGATACCGCCGAAGAGGAAACCGTTCCTCTTTCGGACCCGCCTAGCACCGCCAC GATGTCAGGTGAAGGATCATCTTCGGGTGTGAAGCGCAAGAGGCGCAATACTCGTGCTCAGGCGGCTGCACAGGAGTAG